The following are encoded together in the Gemmatimonadota bacterium genome:
- a CDS encoding formyl transferase: MRVLACLNADLFSCLAINRLLPALAGHDVSIALTQRVGNPGADADEPRQRRELRQAEQGIPLEQIFPLVERANLPDDGKRLLTFRELTTRRGIPVTALPTPNNDEGLAWVRALAPDLGVSIRYGAIFKSAFLAMPPLGVLNLHSGILPAYRGVLATFRALANGDETIGCTVHYIADGSIDTGPIVTTTRTPVDRSRSLFWHVAQVYGPGVAALGDAAQRVLRGETLPVSEQPGGAYYTYPTREEWERFAAEGWEAVTVRDAGEVWGMFGGAS; encoded by the coding sequence ATGCGCGTCCTCGCCTGCCTCAACGCCGACCTCTTCTCCTGCCTCGCCATCAACCGCCTCCTCCCGGCGCTGGCGGGGCACGACGTCTCCATCGCCCTCACCCAACGCGTCGGAAATCCCGGCGCCGACGCCGACGAACCACGCCAGCGCCGCGAGCTGCGCCAGGCCGAGCAGGGCATTCCGCTCGAGCAGATCTTTCCGCTCGTCGAGCGCGCCAACCTCCCGGACGACGGCAAGCGCCTCCTGACCTTCCGCGAGCTGACCACCCGACGCGGTATTCCCGTCACCGCGCTCCCCACTCCCAACAACGACGAGGGGCTCGCCTGGGTGCGCGCGCTGGCTCCGGACCTTGGCGTGTCGATCCGCTACGGCGCCATCTTCAAGTCCGCCTTTCTCGCCATGCCGCCGCTCGGCGTGCTGAATCTGCACTCGGGGATACTCCCGGCGTATCGCGGGGTGCTGGCGACCTTCAGGGCGCTGGCCAACGGCGATGAGACGATCGGATGCACCGTGCACTACATCGCCGACGGGAGCATCGATACCGGGCCCATCGTGACGACCACGCGCACGCCGGTCGATCGATCACGATCGCTCTTCTGGCACGTGGCGCAGGTGTACGGGCCGGGGGTCGCGGCATTGGGAGATGCGGCGCAGCGCGTGTTGCGCGGGGAGACGCTGCCGGTGTCGGAGCAGCCGGGGGGCGCGTACTACACGTATCCGACGCGCGAGGAGTGGGAGCGCTTTGCGGCGGAGGGGTGGGAGGCGGTGACGGTGCGGGATGCGGGGGAGGTGTGGGGGATGTTTGGGGGAGCGTCGTAG
- a CDS encoding ERCC4 domain-containing protein produces MTTHWTVHRTTHPRFPFRVAVERDGRTLLAVRASAAWPGPGQQVFCLREDGSEPEEPMTLVERVPVISCTQLGRKLAIVLDRPLRKRCEFLFIAKPYRDRPGSYEQVFFRTEAGIRSHRSRSRLEVRGGDAELQLVIDSGERYAWKFPGAAVTTRKLPAGDYALLDGERIAAVVERKSFDNLLGDLGAIQALHHALAHLGQYAWSALVVEAQYADFIDEKRLEGRWPAPFVARALAELTVMHPRLPIVFAGNRKLANQWTHRFFVACAAHRAAPPPSIVRETPQGELSLDDAGSVDERVRVAVMRPGRERFALTEIGAEVAGASMVAVRRVVKELEREGKVRCLGRGRGARWEVAGGGE; encoded by the coding sequence ATGACCACCCACTGGACCGTGCACCGCACCACCCACCCCCGCTTCCCCTTCCGCGTGGCGGTCGAACGAGACGGGCGCACCCTGCTCGCCGTGCGCGCAAGCGCCGCGTGGCCCGGACCGGGACAACAGGTCTTCTGCCTGCGTGAGGACGGCTCCGAGCCGGAGGAGCCGATGACGCTCGTCGAACGCGTCCCCGTCATCAGTTGCACGCAACTCGGCCGCAAGCTGGCCATTGTCCTCGACCGCCCGCTGCGCAAGCGCTGCGAGTTCCTCTTCATCGCCAAGCCGTATCGCGATCGCCCCGGCAGCTACGAACAGGTCTTCTTTCGCACCGAGGCGGGGATCCGCTCCCACCGCTCGCGCTCCCGCCTCGAGGTGAGAGGTGGCGACGCCGAGCTGCAACTGGTGATCGACAGCGGCGAGCGATATGCGTGGAAGTTTCCGGGAGCGGCCGTCACCACGCGCAAGTTGCCCGCTGGCGACTACGCCCTGCTCGATGGAGAGCGCATTGCCGCCGTGGTCGAGCGCAAGTCGTTCGACAACCTGCTGGGTGACCTCGGCGCCATCCAGGCGTTGCACCACGCGCTGGCGCACCTGGGGCAGTACGCGTGGAGTGCGCTGGTGGTGGAGGCGCAGTACGCGGACTTCATCGACGAGAAGCGCCTGGAGGGGCGCTGGCCGGCCCCGTTCGTGGCTCGCGCGCTGGCCGAGCTCACGGTGATGCATCCTCGACTGCCGATCGTGTTCGCCGGCAATCGCAAGTTGGCCAACCAGTGGACGCACCGCTTCTTTGTGGCGTGTGCGGCTCATCGCGCAGCACCGCCACCGTCCATCGTGCGTGAGACGCCACAGGGCGAGCTGTCGTTGGACGACGCCGGTTCGGTGGACGAGCGGGTGCGCGTGGCTGTCATGCGACCGGGGCGGGAGCGGTTTGCGCTGACCGAGATCGGCGCCGAAGTCGCGGGGGCGTCGATGGTCGCGGTGCGGCGGGTGGTGAAGGAGCTGGAGCGGGAGGGGAAGGTGCGGTGTCTTGGGCGGGGGCGTGGGGCGCGGTGGGAGGTGGCGGGGGGTGGCGAGTAG
- the vsr gene encoding DNA mismatch endonuclease Vsr, translated as MADIVDRATRSRMMAGIGGKDTAPELTVRRFLHREGFRFRLHRRDLPGRPDVVLARYRVAVLVHGCFWHRHSSCRYATTPSSNREFWHAKFAQNVARDRRNLRELRRLGWTPIVVWECSLSPSRLAALKRKIQQARPGSGKGG; from the coding sequence GTGGCCGATATCGTCGACCGCGCAACGCGCAGCCGGATGATGGCCGGCATCGGTGGCAAGGATACGGCGCCGGAACTCACCGTCCGGCGCTTCCTGCATCGAGAGGGGTTTCGTTTTCGGCTGCATCGACGCGATCTGCCTGGGCGTCCGGACGTCGTACTGGCTCGCTATCGAGTCGCAGTCCTCGTGCATGGCTGCTTCTGGCATCGACATTCGTCGTGTCGATATGCCACGACTCCCTCGAGCAACCGCGAATTCTGGCACGCGAAGTTTGCCCAGAACGTCGCCAGGGATCGCCGCAACCTGCGCGAGCTGCGCCGACTCGGCTGGACGCCGATAGTTGTCTGGGAATGCAGTCTCTCCCCCTCCCGCCTCGCTGCGCTCAAGCGCAAAATTCAGCAAGCGCGACCGGGGAGCGGGAAGGGTGGCTGA
- a CDS encoding ATP-binding protein: MAKLLDRPADVVRVKTLLREFPVVGVLGARQVGKSTLARQLVATWKGPSTWFDLESAADAARLADPLLALRELRGLVVIDEVHHAPNLFNTVRVLADDTAVKRRFLLLGSASPELLRQGAESLAGRIAYHELTGLRLQDVGVARLGRRWLRGGFPRAFLARTDAASAEWREAFIRTFLERDIPQFGLRVPAPALRRFWSMIAHYHAQTWNASELARAFGVAHTTVQRYLDVLTETFMVRQLPPWHENLAKRQVRAPKVYLRDAGVLHSLLGVTSIAQLDSHPKVGASWEGFALDVVLDQLQARPGEAYFWGTQAGAELDLLVVRGETRVGVEFKRTSSPKLTPSMRSALADLRLDRLYVVHGGTEVFPLADRVEAVPLTRVLEVLPPVGESGRARRATRRRHSDHDA; encoded by the coding sequence ATGGCGAAACTGCTGGATCGACCGGCCGACGTCGTCCGCGTGAAGACCCTCCTGCGCGAGTTCCCGGTCGTCGGAGTGCTGGGTGCCAGGCAGGTGGGGAAGTCGACCCTCGCGCGGCAGCTTGTCGCTACGTGGAAAGGGCCATCCACCTGGTTCGATCTGGAGAGTGCGGCCGACGCCGCACGGCTCGCCGATCCGCTGCTCGCCCTGCGGGAGCTCAGGGGACTGGTCGTCATCGATGAAGTCCACCACGCGCCCAACCTGTTCAACACCGTCCGCGTCCTCGCGGATGACACCGCGGTCAAGCGTCGGTTCCTGCTGCTGGGGAGTGCGTCGCCCGAATTGCTGCGCCAGGGCGCCGAGTCGCTGGCCGGCCGCATCGCATATCACGAACTGACGGGGCTTCGGCTGCAGGACGTTGGGGTCGCGCGGCTCGGGCGCCGCTGGCTGCGGGGAGGGTTCCCGCGCGCATTCCTGGCCCGCACTGACGCCGCGAGTGCTGAATGGCGCGAGGCATTCATCCGCACGTTCCTGGAACGCGACATTCCCCAGTTCGGCCTGCGCGTCCCGGCCCCCGCGCTTCGTCGCTTCTGGTCGATGATCGCGCACTATCATGCGCAGACATGGAACGCGTCCGAACTCGCCCGGGCGTTCGGCGTCGCGCACACCACGGTGCAACGCTATCTCGATGTCCTCACCGAGACCTTCATGGTGCGCCAGCTGCCGCCATGGCACGAGAACCTGGCCAAGCGTCAGGTGCGCGCGCCCAAGGTCTACCTCCGGGATGCCGGCGTGCTCCACTCCCTGCTGGGCGTGACGTCGATCGCGCAGCTCGACTCACACCCGAAGGTCGGTGCCTCGTGGGAAGGGTTCGCGCTCGACGTCGTGCTCGATCAGTTGCAGGCGCGCCCAGGCGAGGCCTACTTCTGGGGGACACAAGCCGGCGCAGAGCTCGACCTGCTCGTCGTGCGCGGGGAGACGCGAGTGGGGGTCGAGTTCAAGCGGACCTCGTCGCCCAAGCTCACGCCGTCCATGCGCTCGGCCCTCGCCGACCTGCGGCTCGATCGGTTGTATGTCGTGCACGGAGGCACGGAGGTCTTCCCGCTCGCTGATCGGGTCGAGGCCGTTCCACTGACCCGTGTCCTCGAGGTCCTGCCGCCCGTCGGCGAGAGTGGACGTGCACGCCGGGCAACACGTCGACGGCATTCGGACCACGACGCATGA